One Coffea arabica cultivar ET-39 chromosome 5c, Coffea Arabica ET-39 HiFi, whole genome shotgun sequence DNA window includes the following coding sequences:
- the LOC113690118 gene encoding protein DETOXIFICATION 41-like: MGSATEYQPLLLGLDSHSQIPDLTSSVIEEFLEHRPIPIRWYPKLFAWESRLLWLLSGASIIVYVFNYMLSFVTLAFTGHLGALELAGASIACVGIQGLAYGIMLGMASAVQTVCGQAYGARQYGAMGIICQRAIVLHVGAAVILTFLYLYSGSFLKSIGQSASIAEQGQIFARGLIPQLYAFAISCPQQRFLQAQNIVNPLAYIAVGVFLLHILLTWLAVYVLNYGILGAALTLSLSWWLLVILQGLYILFSPSCRESWTGLSIRAFKGIWPYFKLTAASAVMLCLEIWYFQGLVLISGLLSNPTIALDSISICMNYLNWDMQFMLGLAAAASVRVSNELGAGHPMVAKFSVVVVTTTSILISIVFAAIVLIFRVGLSELFTSDSEVIQAVSNLTPLLAISVFTNGIQPILSGVAIGSGWQAVVAYVNLATYYIIGLPIGCVLGFKTSLGVAGIWWGMIIGVFLQSLALFILTARTNWNSEVAKAAVRIKDSANEEGRDNSDGI, from the exons ATGGGCTCAGCTACAGAATACCAGCCTCTGCTTCTTGGACTTGATTCTCATTCTCAGATTCCGGATTTGACGTCCAGTGTTATTGAAGAGTTCTTGGAGCATAGGCCGATTCCTATCCGGTGGTATCCTAAGCTATTTGCCTGGGAATCAAGGCTACTTTGGCTGCTTTCTGGAGCTTCGATTATAGTTTATGTTTTCAATTACATGCTTAGTTTTGTGACACTCGCGTTCACAGGCCACTTGGGTGCACTCGAGCTGGCCGGGGCATCCATTGCTTGTGTAGGAATTCAAGGGCTTGCTTATGGAATCATG TTGGGCATGGCAAGTGCAGTTCAAACAGTTTGTGGTCAAGCTTATGGAGCAAGACAATATGGAGCAATGGGGATCATTTGCCAGAGGGCCATTGTCTTGCATGTTGGAGCAGCTGTTATCCTCACATTCCTATATCTATACTCCGGCTCATTCCTCAAATCAATTGGTCAATCAGCTAGCATAGCTGAACAAGGCCAAATTTTTGCAAGAGGACTGATCCCTCAACTTTATGCGTTTGCAATTAGTTGTCCCCAGCAAAGGTTTCTCCAGGCTCAGAACATTGTGAACCCTCTAGCCTATATCGCTGTTGGCGTGTTCCTCCTGCACATTTTGCTGACTTGGCTGGCCGTTTATGTCCTTAATTATGGGATCCTGGGAGCTGCTCTGACACTTAGTTTGTCATGGTGGTTGCTGGTAATTTTGCAAGGACTTTACATTCTTTTCAGTCCATCCTGCAGAGAGTCTTGGACAGGTTTGTCGATAAGGGCTTTTAAAGGCATCTGGCCTTATTTCAAGTTAACCGCGGCATCTGCTGTCATGTTATG CTTGGAGATATGGTACTTCCAAGGTCTTGTTCTCATATCAGGTCTCCTTTCCAATCCTACAATCGCGCTGGACTCCATTTCAATTTG CATGAACTATTTGAATTGGGATATGCAATTTATGTTGGGGCTAGCTGCTGCTGCCAG TGTTCGAGTAAGTAATGAACTTGGAGCAGGTCATCCAATGGTTGCAAAATTCTCAGTCGTCGTGGTAACCACAACTAGCATTCTGATAAGTATAGTTTTTGCGGCAATTGTGCTGATATTTCGGGTTGGATTAAGTGAGCTCTTCACAAGTGACTCTGAAGTCATTCAGGCTGTCTCAAATTTGACACCATTGCTGGCTATCTCTGTTTTCACAAATGGCATTCAACCTATACTTTCTG GAGTGGCAATTGGGAGTGGATGGCAAGCTGTTGTGGCCTATGTCAATTTGGCTACTTACTACATCATTGGCCTCCCAATTGGCTGCGTTCTTGGCTTCAAAACCTCTTTGGGAGTGGCT gggataTGGTGGGGAATGATTATAGGAGTTTTCCTGCAATCATTGGCACTATTTATACTAACCGCGAGAACAAACTGGAACTCTGAG GTTGCCAAAGCTGCTGTTCGCATAAAGGATTCTGCAAATGAAGAGGGACGTGATAATTCTGATGGCATTTGA
- the LOC140007678 gene encoding uncharacterized protein: MCRSCGEEVETIEHMFFCQNVETTWKLAPLQWDGLKDMRSNFVRWWEGILGVKQRNQGQEHIALNVNILWQIWKARNWKAFDAKDADPRKSAQQAIVEWDEYIEAQKDTAGEFIQQTTNSSNRWKWNPPSGGLIKINIDAAFSHNMGRPGMGAVARNAEGKLIKAWARTALKTSEPQVEEVAAIQMGMQMAREANWKAVEFQSDCKEVDEGRYHP, from the coding sequence ATGTGTAGAAGCTGTGGGGAAGAGGTGGAGACAATCGAGCATATGTTCTTCTGCCAAAATGTTGAAACCACTTGGAAACTAGCACCATTGCAATGGGATGGCTTGAAGGATATGAGAAGCAATTTTGTAAGGTGGTGGGAAGGGATATTAGGAGTAAAACAAAGGAATCAAGGACAAGAGCACATAGCTCTCAACGTAAATATCTTATGGCAAATATGGAAGGCAAGAAACTGGAAAGCTTTTGATGCAAAAGATGCAGATCCAAGGAAGTCAGCACAGCAAGCTATAGTAGAGTGGGATGAGTACATAGAAGCCCAAAAAGATACAGCTGGAGAGTTCATTCAACAAACAACAAACTCAAGCAATAGATGGAAATGGAATCCACCATCAGGGGGACTGATAAAGATAAACATAGATGCTGCTTTTTCACATAACATGGGGAGACCAGGCATGGGTGCTGTGGCTAGAAATGCAGAAGGCAAACTGATAAAAGCTTGGGCAAGAACTGCACTCAAAACTAGCGAGCCACAAGTGGAGGAAGTAGCAGCAATTCAGATGGGAATGCAAATGGCTCGAGAAGCAAACTGGAAGGCAGTAGAATTCCAATCTGACTGCAAGGAGGTGGACGAGGGTAGATATCATCCTTGA